From Erwinia pyri, a single genomic window includes:
- a CDS encoding dihydrodipicolinate synthase family protein yields the protein MTISNKVRLLDSKGQPYSYVLQGQRNWSVPQKPLFNRQVYAAAHVVADPVAMQNPTRDMAIDWDATLAYRRHLMSLGFGVAEAMDTAQRGMGLDWPTSLELIRRSVAQAKDFPQVTIASGAGTDHLSNFAGLTLQDVISAYEQQIADIEACGGRIILMASRALAAIAKGPEDYIKVYDAVLRQVREPVILHWLGDMFDPALRGYWGTEQVHDATEICLSVIRNNTAKIDGIKISLLDKDREIGMRRQLPASIKMYTGDDFNYPELIAGDSQGYSHALLGILDAIAPAASGALHALAQGDRQRYEQILAPTLPLARHIFSAPTKYYKAGIVFLAWLNGHQGHFTLLGGMQSARSLTHYCELFRLADEAGLLDNPDIASERMWLLAKLHGI from the coding sequence ATGACGATCAGCAATAAGGTGCGTTTACTGGACAGCAAAGGCCAGCCCTACAGCTATGTCCTGCAGGGCCAGCGCAACTGGAGCGTTCCGCAGAAACCGCTCTTCAACCGACAGGTCTATGCGGCGGCGCACGTGGTTGCAGATCCTGTCGCTATGCAAAATCCCACGCGTGATATGGCCATCGACTGGGATGCGACGCTGGCGTACAGACGTCACTTGATGTCACTCGGTTTTGGCGTGGCGGAAGCGATGGATACCGCCCAGCGCGGCATGGGGCTGGACTGGCCAACCAGCCTGGAACTCATCCGGCGCAGTGTGGCACAGGCAAAAGATTTTCCCCAGGTGACGATTGCCAGCGGCGCAGGCACCGATCACCTGAGCAACTTTGCGGGTCTGACATTGCAGGATGTCATTAGTGCTTATGAACAGCAGATAGCGGACATTGAAGCCTGCGGGGGACGTATTATCCTGATGGCCAGCCGGGCGCTTGCTGCTATCGCTAAAGGCCCGGAGGATTACATCAAAGTCTATGACGCGGTACTGCGACAGGTGCGTGAACCGGTGATCCTGCACTGGCTGGGCGACATGTTTGATCCGGCGCTGCGGGGATACTGGGGGACAGAGCAGGTACACGACGCAACGGAAATTTGTCTGTCAGTGATACGCAATAACACGGCTAAAATTGACGGCATCAAGATCTCGCTTCTGGATAAAGATCGTGAAATCGGCATGCGCCGCCAGCTTCCTGCCTCCATCAAAATGTATACGGGGGATGACTTCAACTATCCCGAACTGATTGCCGGGGACAGCCAGGGTTATTCGCATGCTCTGTTGGGTATTCTGGATGCGATTGCCCCGGCGGCCTCTGGCGCGCTACATGCGCTGGCACAGGGCGATCGGCAGAGATATGAGCAGATCCTTGCGCCAACCCTGCCGCTGGCTCGACATATCTTCTCTGCGCCCACGAAGTATTACAAAGCGGGCATTGTGTTTCTCGCCTGGCTTAATGGTCATCAGGGACATTTTACCCTGCTGGGGGGAATGCAGAGCGCGCGCAGCCTGACGCATTACTGCGAGCTTTTCCGCCTGGCTGACGAAGCGGGGTTGCTTGATAACCCCGATATCGCTTCAGAAAGGATGTGGCTGCTGGCTAAGCTGCATGGGATCTGA
- a CDS encoding sugar dehydrogenase complex small subunit — MKHFTRRRVLKMAGLVALTSAAGTLLPLPRLRAAQPAAQTPALAEFMQVSQQLTQLDDLNSAVGTALFHALTITQKNFTTALTQLSALLTSQPDLLQQERLTFAETQAAEEKLAKVILGGWYNGVVGKGNAALYVTYVNTLASELVKDKLVPQSFSYGKCGSWAQQP, encoded by the coding sequence ATGAAGCACTTCACAAGACGCCGCGTGCTGAAGATGGCCGGGCTGGTGGCACTCACCAGTGCTGCTGGCACTCTTCTGCCGCTGCCCAGGCTCAGAGCAGCACAGCCTGCGGCCCAGACACCTGCCCTGGCTGAATTTATGCAGGTTTCACAACAACTGACGCAGCTGGACGATCTGAACAGCGCCGTCGGTACGGCACTGTTTCACGCCCTGACTATCACGCAGAAAAACTTCACCACGGCGCTGACCCAGTTAAGCGCTCTGTTAACCAGCCAGCCCGATCTTTTACAGCAGGAGCGCCTGACTTTTGCTGAGACTCAGGCAGCTGAGGAGAAGCTGGCGAAAGTCATTCTGGGCGGCTGGTACAACGGGGTGGTGGGCAAAGGTAACGCTGCGCTGTATGTCACCTACGTCAACACGCTGGCCAGTGAGCTGGTGAAAGACAAACTGGTGCCACAAAGTTTCTCATACGGTAAATGCGGCAGCTGGGCGCAGCAGCCCTGA
- a CDS encoding Gfo/Idh/MocA family protein, with protein sequence MAQIPVGIIMHGVTGRMGKNQHLIRSIVQIREQGGVLLANGDRLMPDPILIGRSAEKMAALAQEFGITRWGTDLDEALDNADDTIFFDAATTQARPALLKKAIGKGKHVYSEKPVAMGLDDALDLYHFAREKGVCHGVVQDKLWLPGLQKLKLLNDSGFFGRVLSVRGEFGYWVFEGNLQPTQRPSWNYRSEDGGGIILDMICHWRYVIDNLFGEIKSLSCIGATHIPERWNEQHQPYQATADDAVYATFELHNGAIVQINSSWCVRVRRDDLVTFQVDGVNGSAVAGLTDCFTQASVNTPKPVWNPDVRQTHNFFNDWAEVPDTQTYDNAFKVQWELFLRHVWGEGEYRWGLLEGAKGLQLVDLALKSWKERRWVDVPSLER encoded by the coding sequence ATGGCTCAGATACCAGTTGGCATCATCATGCATGGCGTAACCGGGCGCATGGGGAAAAATCAGCACCTGATTCGGTCAATTGTGCAAATCCGCGAACAGGGTGGGGTGCTGCTGGCTAACGGCGATCGTTTAATGCCTGACCCGATTTTAATTGGCCGCAGCGCTGAAAAGATGGCTGCTCTGGCACAGGAGTTTGGCATCACCCGCTGGGGTACCGATCTTGACGAGGCGCTGGACAATGCTGACGACACCATTTTCTTTGATGCAGCCACCACCCAGGCGCGCCCGGCGCTGCTGAAAAAAGCGATCGGCAAAGGTAAGCATGTTTACAGCGAAAAACCGGTAGCGATGGGGCTGGATGATGCCCTGGATCTCTACCACTTCGCCCGGGAAAAAGGCGTTTGCCACGGTGTGGTGCAGGACAAACTGTGGTTGCCTGGTTTGCAGAAACTCAAGCTGCTGAACGATTCAGGCTTTTTTGGCCGGGTGTTATCCGTACGCGGCGAATTTGGTTACTGGGTATTTGAGGGCAACCTGCAACCCACACAGCGCCCTTCCTGGAACTACCGCAGCGAAGATGGCGGCGGCATTATTCTGGATATGATTTGCCACTGGCGTTATGTGATCGACAACCTGTTTGGCGAGATTAAAAGTCTCAGCTGTATCGGCGCTACGCATATTCCCGAGCGCTGGAACGAGCAGCATCAACCTTATCAGGCGACCGCTGATGATGCCGTTTACGCCACCTTTGAACTGCACAACGGCGCAATTGTGCAGATCAACAGCTCCTGGTGCGTTCGCGTTCGCCGGGATGATTTGGTGACGTTTCAGGTGGATGGCGTTAACGGCTCGGCGGTGGCCGGACTGACCGACTGTTTCACCCAAGCCAGCGTTAATACGCCGAAGCCGGTGTGGAATCCTGATGTGCGGCAGACGCACAACTTCTTTAACGACTGGGCTGAAGTGCCGGATACCCAAACCTATGACAACGCTTTCAAAGTTCAGTGGGAACTGTTTCTCCGCCACGTCTGGGGCGAAGGAGAGTATCGCTGGGGCCTGCTGGAAGGGGCGAAAGGATTGCAGCTGGTTGATCTGGCGCTTAAGAGCTGGAAAGAGCGCCGCTGGGTCGATGTGCCTTCATTAGAGCGTTGA
- a CDS encoding sugar phosphate isomerase/epimerase family protein, which produces MQIPDPQKLSLNTATVRQQWDLRQIIEGCARHDIRGISPWRDQVAALGLKETARLLTLHQLSVSGYCRGGMFPAATAAQRHANLTDNYRAVDEALALNAACLVLVVGGLPSGSRDLAGARQQVHDGLNALLEYARPRGMPLAIEPLHPMYAADRACINSLKQANDLIDLLGEEGLGIAVDLYHTWWDADFHHEIRRAGLKRLLAFHICDWLNPTQDLLEDRGMMGDGVIDIRGFRQAVEALGYQGFHEVEIFSRLNWWSKDPDEVLSICKLRHQQHG; this is translated from the coding sequence ATGCAGATACCCGATCCACAAAAACTCTCTCTCAACACGGCAACGGTTCGCCAACAGTGGGATCTCCGGCAGATTATTGAAGGCTGCGCCCGTCACGATATTCGCGGCATTTCACCCTGGCGCGATCAGGTCGCCGCACTGGGGCTGAAAGAAACGGCACGGCTGCTCACTCTTCATCAGCTCAGCGTCAGCGGATATTGCCGGGGCGGCATGTTTCCGGCTGCTACTGCCGCGCAACGTCACGCCAATCTCACCGACAACTATCGTGCCGTGGATGAAGCGCTGGCGTTAAACGCCGCCTGTCTGGTGTTGGTGGTCGGAGGATTGCCTTCTGGCTCCAGAGATTTAGCCGGGGCGCGCCAGCAGGTTCATGACGGGCTGAATGCTTTGCTGGAATACGCCAGGCCCCGGGGAATGCCGCTGGCAATTGAGCCGCTGCATCCGATGTATGCCGCCGATCGGGCCTGCATCAACAGCCTGAAACAGGCTAACGACCTGATAGATCTGCTGGGGGAAGAGGGGCTGGGGATCGCCGTCGACCTCTACCACACCTGGTGGGACGCTGACTTTCACCATGAAATCAGGCGCGCAGGACTGAAGCGATTGCTGGCTTTTCACATCTGCGACTGGCTTAACCCGACGCAGGATCTGCTGGAGGATCGCGGCATGATGGGCGATGGCGTCATCGATATTCGCGGCTTCCGTCAGGCGGTTGAAGCGCTGGGATATCAGGGCTTTCATGAAGTCGAGATTTTTTCCCGCCTTAACTGGTGGAGTAAAGATCCTGACGAAGTGCTGAGCATCTGCAAATTACGCCATCAGCAACACGGTTAA
- a CDS encoding GMC family oxidoreductase, translated as MKTTPSPVVIVGTGVVGVVIAEQLLDAGIPVLMLEAGPRVSRAEIVENYRNLPLAAKGNPIECYPSREWAPHPEPSGPGKGYLQLSGADSYAQGYVRYAGGSTWHWAGTCWRLTPADMQLQTRYGVGRDWAFDYATLEPYYAMAEYKLGICGPDDPALQWPPLRSKPYPMPALPFGPGEARFTQVVKEKLGLHNIPTAQARNSGMAYDDRPACCANNNCVPVCPVGAKYDASTALARLEAKGATIIDNAVVWKIETNASNHIEAVHYYDQHKQSTRVNGKLFIIACNGLETPKLLLMSADSRNPDGIANSSDQVGRNMMDHPQITMTVTLEEPYWAGVGPVVNSGIMETSQGDFRSEHAGAYFRFNNFARNRFVTFDALKSGLVGKALDEEIRRKTACTADIVLAHEILPDENNRLTLSDKKDWLGLPKPAIHYDVGDYVRRSLKEYSLPIAHQIAEAMGATEKKFSKQFNQSKHIMGGTRMGNDAATSVVDDVCRAHDHPNLFLPGGGAMVSTACGNSTLTMVALAFKAAEAIVKQAREV; from the coding sequence ATGAAGACGACTCCTTCTCCCGTAGTGATTGTTGGCACCGGCGTGGTCGGCGTGGTGATTGCTGAGCAGCTGCTTGATGCCGGGATCCCGGTTCTGATGCTGGAAGCTGGCCCTCGCGTTTCACGTGCTGAAATTGTTGAAAACTACAGAAATCTGCCGCTGGCCGCTAAAGGCAATCCGATTGAATGCTACCCGTCGCGCGAATGGGCGCCGCACCCGGAGCCGTCGGGGCCGGGCAAAGGGTATCTGCAGCTCAGCGGAGCGGATTCTTACGCGCAGGGTTACGTGCGCTATGCAGGCGGATCGACCTGGCACTGGGCGGGAACCTGCTGGCGCCTCACCCCTGCGGATATGCAGCTGCAGACGCGATACGGCGTGGGTCGGGACTGGGCATTTGATTACGCCACGCTGGAGCCCTATTACGCGATGGCTGAATACAAACTTGGCATCTGTGGCCCGGACGATCCGGCCCTGCAGTGGCCTCCGCTGCGCTCCAAACCTTATCCTATGCCTGCGCTGCCCTTCGGACCTGGTGAAGCCCGCTTTACCCAGGTGGTGAAAGAGAAGCTGGGGCTGCATAACATCCCTACCGCGCAGGCGCGTAACAGCGGCATGGCGTATGACGATCGCCCCGCCTGCTGCGCCAATAACAACTGCGTGCCGGTTTGCCCGGTCGGGGCGAAATATGATGCCTCTACAGCGCTGGCCCGTCTGGAAGCTAAGGGCGCCACAATTATTGATAATGCGGTGGTCTGGAAAATTGAAACCAATGCCAGCAACCATATCGAAGCGGTGCACTATTACGACCAGCACAAGCAGAGCACGCGGGTGAACGGCAAGCTGTTTATCATCGCCTGTAATGGTCTTGAGACCCCTAAACTGCTGCTGATGTCCGCAGACTCGCGTAATCCAGACGGTATCGCCAACAGTTCAGATCAGGTGGGCCGCAACATGATGGATCATCCGCAAATCACCATGACCGTTACGCTGGAAGAGCCCTACTGGGCTGGCGTGGGCCCGGTAGTGAACAGCGGCATTATGGAGACCTCGCAGGGCGATTTCCGCTCTGAGCATGCCGGTGCCTATTTCCGCTTCAATAACTTTGCCCGCAACCGCTTCGTCACCTTTGACGCGCTGAAGAGCGGCCTGGTTGGCAAGGCGCTGGATGAAGAGATCCGCCGCAAAACCGCCTGCACGGCCGATATCGTGCTGGCGCATGAAATTCTGCCGGATGAGAATAACCGTCTGACGCTTTCAGATAAAAAAGACTGGCTGGGCCTGCCCAAACCCGCCATCCACTACGACGTCGGCGACTATGTGCGCCGCTCGCTGAAAGAGTACTCCCTGCCGATTGCCCATCAGATTGCTGAGGCAATGGGCGCGACTGAGAAGAAGTTTTCCAAACAGTTTAACCAGAGCAAACACATCATGGGCGGCACCCGCATGGGCAACGACGCCGCTACTTCGGTGGTGGATGATGTCTGCCGCGCACACGATCACCCCAACCTGTTTTTACCGGGCGGCGGAGCGATGGTGAGCACCGCCTGCGGTAACAGTACGCTGACTATGGTGGCGCTGGCGTTTAAGGCCGCGGAAGCAATTGTTAAACAGGCCAGGGAGGTCTGA
- a CDS encoding SLC13 family permease — protein MMSLMLVTGIIMFIILTWCLLKNSFPPGVLFIILPTLAALICGFGFKELGEYVAMGLKSVVGTATLVAFSAMFFTLMKEAGVFDVIVRFILRFVTPSTFSVLLATLVIASVCSLDGNAYATLLVTVPALLPIYEKMNISKKTLLLLVTVGVGVTGITPWGGSLNRAIAVTHLDILTVYYQLLPLQAVLFILGVILCWYMARVENRSGSGITPDEFHLMRQEMLSPKASTSSWLLRLNFALVIATIVTLVAGWVAGNFLFMIAFSIAIIINYPDAKKAQQKIKEYAMTIFPVIVIFLTIGVFVGILQNTGIIKLLVSELASIFPQSLGPYLYLIIALFSVPVVILIGSDAFYFALLPLAVGLGQSFHVSPLHVTIAMLITEQIGLLLSPVIPATHLGLSLLNLRVDEHVRHSMIKVWIMSICALLAAIATGIIPV, from the coding sequence ATGATGTCTTTGATGCTTGTCACCGGGATAATAATGTTCATCATCCTGACCTGGTGCTTACTTAAAAATAGTTTCCCACCGGGCGTGCTTTTTATCATTCTGCCGACGCTTGCTGCGCTGATTTGCGGATTCGGTTTTAAAGAGCTGGGGGAATATGTAGCGATGGGGCTGAAATCAGTAGTTGGCACAGCCACGCTGGTCGCATTCAGCGCTATGTTCTTTACTTTAATGAAAGAAGCGGGTGTATTTGACGTCATCGTGCGTTTTATTCTGCGCTTCGTTACCCCCTCAACTTTTTCCGTGTTGCTGGCAACGCTGGTGATAGCATCAGTCTGCAGTCTGGACGGAAATGCTTACGCCACCCTGCTGGTAACCGTACCTGCACTCTTACCTATTTATGAAAAAATGAATATCAGTAAGAAAACCTTGCTGCTTTTAGTCACGGTTGGTGTAGGCGTCACAGGTATTACCCCGTGGGGTGGTTCGCTGAACCGGGCGATAGCGGTGACCCATCTTGATATTCTGACAGTCTATTACCAGCTACTCCCCTTGCAGGCGGTGCTTTTTATCCTGGGCGTAATCCTCTGCTGGTATATGGCTCGCGTTGAGAATCGTAGCGGATCGGGCATAACGCCGGATGAGTTTCACCTGATGCGTCAGGAGATGCTGAGTCCCAAAGCCAGTACGTCATCCTGGCTGTTGCGACTTAATTTTGCTCTGGTCATCGCCACTATCGTGACGCTTGTTGCGGGCTGGGTAGCGGGCAACTTCCTGTTTATGATAGCCTTCTCAATAGCGATAATTATTAATTATCCTGATGCAAAAAAAGCCCAGCAGAAAATAAAAGAATACGCGATGACAATTTTTCCTGTTATCGTGATTTTTCTTACCATCGGCGTGTTTGTCGGGATCCTGCAAAATACCGGAATTATTAAATTACTCGTAAGCGAACTTGCATCAATATTCCCGCAAAGTCTTGGCCCGTACCTTTACCTTATTATAGCGCTGTTCAGCGTACCTGTTGTCATCCTTATTGGATCGGATGCTTTTTATTTTGCTCTGCTTCCTCTTGCGGTAGGTTTAGGACAAAGCTTTCATGTCTCTCCCTTGCATGTCACCATCGCTATGCTGATCACCGAGCAGATTGGCTTGCTACTCAGCCCTGTTATTCCGGCCACGCATCTTGGTCTGAGTCTTTTAAATCTTCGTGTAGATGAGCATGTACGCCACTCTATGATAAAAGTCTGGATTATGAGTATCTGCGCTCTGCTGGCGGCTATTGCTACCGGGATTATTCCGGTATAA
- a CDS encoding TetR/AcrR family transcriptional regulator yields MANRTVKDKNDSADKQRRILEAARAEFAEKGFDGARVDSIAGRARANKQLIYYYFTNKDVLFTRVLEDAYRHIREQEAALSLDEFPADQGILKLVEFTWHYYLKNPEFIRLLNSENQLKARHLKDSPITVDINQSWISISKNLLERGVAEGNIRPGIDVMQLNINISALGFFYLINQATLSILYQKDLSEKAALEERLRVMKECIAAWIKP; encoded by the coding sequence TTGGCTAACAGGACGGTTAAAGATAAAAATGATTCCGCTGATAAGCAGCGGCGCATTCTCGAAGCTGCCCGCGCGGAGTTTGCAGAGAAGGGTTTTGATGGTGCTCGTGTCGACAGCATCGCCGGGCGCGCCCGGGCGAATAAACAGCTCATTTATTACTACTTCACTAATAAAGATGTGCTCTTCACCCGGGTGCTGGAAGATGCGTACCGGCACATTCGGGAGCAGGAAGCGGCGCTGTCGCTTGATGAGTTCCCCGCCGATCAGGGGATCCTTAAGCTGGTGGAGTTTACCTGGCACTACTATCTGAAGAATCCGGAGTTCATTCGCCTGTTAAACAGCGAAAACCAGCTCAAGGCGCGGCATCTGAAAGATTCCCCCATCACCGTCGATATCAATCAAAGCTGGATCAGCATCAGTAAAAACCTGCTGGAACGTGGCGTGGCTGAAGGCAATATCAGGCCTGGCATTGATGTGATGCAGCTGAATATTAATATCTCCGCACTCGGTTTCTTTTACCTGATCAATCAGGCAACGCTGTCGATTTTGTATCAGAAAGATCTCAGCGAAAAAGCGGCGTTGGAAGAGCGTCTTCGCGTGATGAAGGAGTGTATTGCGGCGTGGATAAAGCCATGA
- a CDS encoding sugar dehydrogenase complex small subunit — protein sequence MRHSNDLSSGKARFSRRQVLVAGAIIMAGGLITSALPPFALAGTTNSFTPFMQISRLLVNHQLDEAVGQRMLALLAAEEADLLEKINQLLAIAHTANATLVEDFFPAIPAGRLQDLAHKIIFGWYTGSLEPTRSAKTFAFEQALTWHTTQDAIAIPSYGFSGPNNWQRSNKPVLPLPQF from the coding sequence ATGCGTCATTCAAATGACCTTTCCTCAGGAAAGGCGCGGTTTTCACGTCGGCAGGTTTTAGTAGCTGGCGCGATTATCATGGCTGGAGGATTAATTACTTCAGCACTCCCTCCTTTTGCACTGGCTGGTACGACCAACAGTTTCACCCCCTTTATGCAAATCTCCCGTTTGCTGGTCAACCACCAGCTGGATGAAGCGGTGGGCCAGCGAATGTTGGCGCTGCTGGCCGCTGAGGAAGCCGATCTGCTGGAAAAGATCAATCAGCTGCTGGCTATTGCCCACACGGCTAACGCCACGCTGGTTGAAGATTTCTTCCCGGCAATTCCGGCAGGCAGGCTGCAGGATCTCGCCCATAAAATCATCTTCGGCTGGTACACAGGAAGCCTGGAACCCACACGCTCAGCGAAAACGTTCGCCTTTGAGCAGGCGTTAACCTGGCACACCACGCAAGATGCCATTGCCATCCCTTCCTATGGTTTTAGCGGCCCGAATAACTGGCAACGCAGCAATAAACCGGTTCTTCCCCTGCCTCAATTCTGA
- a CDS encoding c-type cytochrome, whose protein sequence is MRRLKLSALAALLSLTIGAACAENSTYSLKSDAGQTDRGSSQNKDLAESGATLLKKGEYLAVASDCTACHTGTKPFAGGKAIESPVGEIIATNITPSKTAGIGNYTEQQFADAVRKGIRADGAHLYPAMPYTAYATLTDEDIHALYSYFMSGVQPVDEPARQTHLPFPLNLRFSMLFWNTLFLKSPGYTPDSSQSESWNRGRYLVEGATHCSTCHTPRGFLMQEKEDQAFTGAQVGPWFAPNITHNAVSGIGSWSQQDLVTYLKTGRLAGKAQAAGSMAEAITHSFQHLSPADLTAIAEYLATVPDAQAPAQGQSRFQQGKAANNLVAFRGEAFSAPVKDEGARLFSGNCASCHGSSGQGTEDGFYPSLFHNSATAEQNPANLVATILNGVERDTAQGNVFMPPFGEQPNALNHLNDDQVATLSNWILRHYGNAEVTVSASQVAEIRRGGPASPLVMMAQVGVAAAGVVIIALILFLLWRRKRRQNA, encoded by the coding sequence ATGAGGAGATTAAAACTCAGCGCGCTGGCGGCCCTTCTCTCTTTAACCATCGGCGCAGCCTGTGCGGAAAATAGCACATATAGTCTTAAGAGCGACGCGGGTCAGACGGACAGAGGATCTTCACAGAATAAAGATCTGGCGGAAAGTGGCGCAACTCTGCTTAAGAAAGGGGAATACCTGGCAGTCGCTTCCGACTGTACCGCCTGTCATACCGGTACAAAACCTTTTGCCGGTGGCAAAGCGATTGAGTCACCGGTGGGCGAAATTATCGCCACCAATATCACGCCGTCAAAAACCGCCGGAATTGGCAATTATACCGAGCAGCAGTTTGCTGATGCGGTGCGTAAGGGCATTCGGGCGGATGGCGCGCATCTCTATCCGGCTATGCCTTACACCGCCTACGCCACGCTGACCGACGAAGATATCCATGCTCTCTACAGCTATTTTATGTCGGGTGTCCAGCCGGTAGATGAGCCAGCCCGGCAAACGCATCTGCCCTTCCCGCTTAACCTGCGATTTTCAATGCTGTTCTGGAACACCCTGTTCCTGAAATCACCGGGGTATACCCCGGACAGTTCGCAGAGTGAAAGCTGGAACCGCGGGCGCTACCTTGTTGAAGGCGCAACGCACTGCAGCACCTGCCACACGCCACGCGGGTTTTTGATGCAGGAGAAAGAGGACCAGGCCTTTACCGGCGCCCAGGTCGGCCCCTGGTTTGCGCCGAACATTACCCATAATGCGGTAAGCGGTATTGGCAGCTGGTCCCAGCAGGATCTGGTGACCTATCTGAAAACCGGACGCCTGGCAGGCAAAGCGCAGGCTGCAGGCAGCATGGCAGAAGCGATTACCCACAGCTTCCAGCACCTCTCACCAGCTGATTTAACCGCCATTGCAGAGTATCTGGCTACCGTGCCCGATGCCCAGGCTCCGGCTCAGGGCCAGTCCCGCTTCCAGCAGGGCAAGGCCGCTAACAATCTGGTGGCATTCCGTGGCGAGGCCTTCAGCGCCCCGGTTAAGGATGAGGGGGCAAGGCTGTTTTCCGGAAACTGCGCTTCCTGCCACGGCAGCAGCGGTCAGGGCACGGAGGATGGTTTCTACCCCAGCCTGTTCCACAACAGCGCAACGGCTGAACAGAATCCTGCCAACCTTGTGGCCACCATCCTGAACGGCGTTGAACGCGATACGGCGCAGGGCAACGTCTTTATGCCGCCGTTTGGCGAACAGCCCAACGCCCTCAACCATCTGAACGACGATCAGGTGGCTACCTTATCAAACTGGATCCTGCGCCACTATGGCAATGCGGAAGTCACGGTCAGCGCCAGCCAGGTCGCCGAAATCCGCCGCGGGGGGCCCGCTTCACCGCTGGTGATGATGGCTCAGGTTGGGGTGGCTGCGGCAGGCGTGGTGATTATTGCGCTGATTCTCTTCTTGCTCTGGCGCCGCAAACGCAGGCAAAACGCTTAA
- a CDS encoding MFS transporter has protein sequence MNTDTRKMILVTVLCGLGYMMYSVDRMTVSSAIGLIASEFGLGKGESGILLSSFFFGFILFLFIAGIIADKLSGKPVLILGLMMFSLATLMTGVAGSLSSLIFYRVMTGIGEGIFWPAASLEVANVTSEKQRTTVMSLYWMGYPIGGFLGTWMGAVLGPVFGWRVVFYVAGALGMLVAILYATLVKNDRKPADLIARQAAEKVPLRTLFRHAPVMMMAAYYFVLLAGWWIVLLWAPSYLMQDKNLTIGTAGTIASLLGLTGALGGFLLGRYCDKGDFIRRRNILMAVTIASGFLMAAMVITSSVTLVILLVLLLGFLGYPITPIVLSVTAELVPASLRGSAIGFVMNTGMAAGGISPIVAGYFAQTYTLQPVWLVAAAVILCSSFVLLGVHKRPVTTATHSADTLPRGHLAKH, from the coding sequence ATGAATACAGATACCCGAAAGATGATTCTGGTTACCGTGCTGTGCGGGCTGGGATATATGATGTACTCGGTTGATCGCATGACGGTGTCGTCGGCGATTGGCCTGATTGCCTCTGAGTTTGGCCTGGGTAAAGGCGAAAGCGGCATCCTGCTCTCCTCCTTCTTTTTTGGCTTTATTCTCTTTCTGTTCATTGCCGGCATCATCGCTGACAAGCTCAGCGGTAAACCTGTGTTAATTCTGGGGCTGATGATGTTTTCGCTCGCCACGCTGATGACTGGCGTGGCAGGCAGCTTATCGAGCCTGATTTTTTATCGGGTAATGACCGGCATCGGTGAAGGCATCTTCTGGCCTGCTGCCTCGCTGGAAGTGGCGAACGTCACCAGTGAAAAGCAGCGCACCACGGTGATGTCTCTCTACTGGATGGGCTATCCGATAGGCGGCTTTCTCGGCACCTGGATGGGAGCAGTATTAGGCCCGGTGTTTGGCTGGCGCGTGGTGTTTTACGTCGCCGGTGCGTTGGGCATGCTGGTGGCGATACTGTACGCGACGCTGGTTAAAAACGATCGCAAGCCTGCCGATCTCATCGCCCGCCAGGCCGCGGAAAAAGTGCCGCTGCGTACGCTGTTCCGGCATGCGCCGGTAATGATGATGGCCGCCTACTATTTTGTGCTGCTGGCGGGCTGGTGGATTGTGCTGCTGTGGGCACCAAGCTACCTGATGCAGGATAAAAACCTGACCATCGGCACGGCCGGAACCATAGCGAGCCTGCTGGGGCTGACCGGTGCGCTGGGCGGATTTCTGCTTGGCCGTTACTGCGACAAAGGTGACTTCATCCGCCGTCGCAACATTCTGATGGCGGTGACGATTGCCAGCGGATTCCTGATGGCGGCGATGGTGATCACCTCCTCCGTTACGCTGGTGATTTTGCTGGTGCTGCTGCTCGGCTTTTTAGGCTACCCCATCACGCCCATTGTGTTGTCTGTTACTGCCGAACTGGTTCCCGCTTCTCTGCGTGGCTCTGCCATTGGCTTTGTGATGAATACGGGGATGGCGGCAGGCGGCATCTCTCCGATTGTTGCAGGCTACTTTGCGCAAACTTACACGCTGCAACCTGTCTGGCTGGTAGCCGCCGCCGTGATCCTCTGCAGCAGCTTCGTATTACTGGGCGTGCACAAGCGTCCCGTCACCACCGCAACTCATTCTGCAGATACCTTACCGCGTGGGCATCTGGCAAAGCATTAA